One segment of Akkermansiaceae bacterium DNA contains the following:
- the rplS gene encoding 50S ribosomal protein L19 — MNIIDKIENEQLKDVADFNVGDSLKVHTRVVEGGKERIQIFAGLCIGRKGSGLNASYTVRKISSGEGVERVFPLHTPRVAKIEVTRKGKVRRAKLNYLRDRVGKRALYVRPADANEKE, encoded by the coding sequence ATGAACATCATCGACAAAATCGAAAACGAGCAGCTCAAGGACGTCGCAGACTTTAACGTCGGAGACAGCTTGAAAGTCCACACACGTGTTGTGGAAGGAGGCAAAGAGCGTATCCAGATCTTCGCCGGCCTTTGCATCGGCAGAAAAGGCAGTGGCCTGAACGCATCCTACACCGTCCGCAAGATTTCCTCCGGCGAAGGTGTTGAGCGTGTGTTCCCACTGCACACACCACGTGTCGCCAAGATCGAAGTCACCCGCAAGGGCAAGGTGCGTCGCGCCAAGCTCAACTACCTCCGCGATCGCGTGGGTAAGCGCGCCCTCTATGTGAGGCCCGCTGACGCCAACGAGAAGGAGTAG